From one Desulfobaculum bizertense DSM 18034 genomic stretch:
- a CDS encoding NADH-quinone oxidoreductase subunit A has translation MVFSWLNVAILLALIFGFLFAAGPLLGGVLLAPKSRGGAMGLPYECGAVPHGSPHSIRFSINYAIYALLFLAFDVDVLYLFPVATYFPDSAGWWPLIKLIIFIVVLALGCVYFWKKGVFEWPRKIHF, from the coding sequence ATGGTGTTTTCATGGCTCAATGTCGCTATTCTCCTTGCTTTGATCTTTGGTTTCCTTTTTGCCGCAGGCCCTTTGCTTGGTGGCGTCCTGCTGGCGCCCAAATCCCGTGGCGGCGCAATGGGACTTCCCTACGAGTGCGGTGCCGTTCCTCATGGTTCCCCTCATTCCATCCGTTTTAGTATCAATTATGCCATCTATGCCCTGCTGTTTTTAGCGTTCGACGTAGATGTGCTCTATCTTTTCCCGGTAGCGACGTACTTTCCCGATAGTGCAGGCTGGTGGCCGCTTATTAAGCTGATTATTTTCATAGTGGTGCTGGCCCTTGGATGTGTCTATTTCTGGAAGAAAGGGGTGTTCGAATGGCCGCGAAAAATCCACTTTTGA
- a CDS encoding NADH-quinone oxidoreductase subunit D, with amino-acid sequence MLKWEERIQGDAYTRRFEKGAAENTMIINMGPQHPSTHGVLRIICELDGEYVRRAEPVLGYIHRMHEKMGETKTWWQFLPNTGRIDYLHAMAWGHTYVLAVERLAGIEVPERAEYLRVISTELNRIQSHLLWWGAYLLDLGAFTPILYAFADREIIQDILQEPTGSRLTYCYHRFGGVRADVGPNFEQSIRDYIAYQRKRMPMYKDLVTDNVIFRNRVEGIGIIDQDMCRRYGATGPVSRGSGIDYDCRRDEPYSVYDRFDFDVPVYQEGDAMARYMVRMDELEQSMRIIEQALDQLPSAEGKHIAKKAPKPTFKPPKGECYAATEGGRGKVGIYVMSDGSKTPYRIRLRAPGYSNLSLFPELAQGTLLADTVSILGSLDLVIPEIDR; translated from the coding sequence ATGCTCAAATGGGAAGAACGGATTCAGGGTGATGCGTACACCCGGCGTTTTGAAAAGGGTGCGGCAGAAAATACCATGATTATCAACATGGGGCCTCAGCATCCTTCCACGCATGGTGTCTTGCGCATCATTTGTGAGCTTGATGGGGAGTATGTACGGCGGGCAGAGCCAGTCTTGGGCTACATCCACCGAATGCACGAAAAAATGGGAGAGACCAAAACATGGTGGCAGTTCCTCCCAAACACCGGACGCATTGACTATCTGCATGCCATGGCATGGGGCCACACCTATGTGCTGGCTGTTGAGCGCCTTGCTGGGATCGAAGTCCCGGAACGTGCCGAATATTTGCGGGTTATCAGCACAGAGCTGAACCGCATCCAGTCTCACCTGCTCTGGTGGGGCGCATATCTTCTCGACCTTGGGGCATTTACCCCCATTCTCTACGCATTTGCTGACAGGGAAATCATTCAGGATATTTTGCAGGAACCGACAGGGTCCCGGCTGACGTATTGCTATCACCGTTTTGGTGGGGTGCGGGCTGACGTTGGCCCAAACTTTGAGCAGAGCATCCGCGATTACATTGCGTATCAGCGCAAGCGGATGCCCATGTACAAAGATCTTGTGACAGACAATGTCATCTTCCGAAACCGTGTCGAAGGTATCGGCATCATCGATCAGGACATGTGTCGGCGTTACGGTGCGACAGGACCTGTCTCCCGGGGTTCCGGCATTGATTATGACTGTCGCCGGGACGAACCGTATTCCGTGTACGACCGTTTTGATTTTGATGTTCCTGTGTATCAGGAAGGGGATGCCATGGCGCGGTACATGGTGCGGATGGATGAACTGGAACAGAGTATGCGCATTATTGAGCAGGCTTTGGACCAGCTCCCCAGCGCCGAAGGCAAGCACATTGCCAAGAAGGCCCCCAAGCCGACGTTCAAGCCGCCCAAGGGCGAGTGCTACGCTGCAACAGAGGGCGGGCGCGGCAAGGTCGGCATTTATGTCATGAGTGACGGGAGCAAAACTCCGTACCGGATTCGTTTACGTGCCCCGGGGTATAGCAATCTGAGTCTCTTCCCGGAACTTGCTCAGGGAACTTTGCTTGCAGACACCGTGTCCATACTGGGAAGCCTTGACCTTGTAATTCCGGAGATCGACCGATGA
- a CDS encoding two-component system response regulator: MSSADFLLIFDDDRASFDAVESVLSEIKIDFSTESNPVQAIHTLHEYTQVPKLIIICCHTIASPGFALCEKIQSLDHDAPPVLFIIPEHDENTVLKCFEAGATDCIVLPRNKEELHARISTHLKHRSNSLFCSLYTEHVQEVLDKRTNDFLQDRNFYDYLNDLLNNSIGRRSFAEVLQEGLDKLLKLHWMPENCRAKLFTYNADCALFGECCSSGEWTAENSIAPEFLCREPSSVPPKTLCLTNTDSAAHDTPQLDLLCRRLHISIVHESKTDAFLYLEFPREHSFSTMEHCYLVSVTNTLGSIFRHKSAEANLHRQLYFDSLTRLPNRKSLEDRLAEILQEQWPASSVALCFFDLQKFNMINDSFGRKEGDRILQSVARRLSALKRSNVLITRLGSDTFGALLTGLEFEREARHFVKTVQQLFDQPFRSRYMPNLYLSCVASIAFAERDCQPNELIQDAEAALTVAKNLGPRSCVTFNEGMHAQAQKNLRTLNQLQKAIESKQFTVHYQPIVHSPTTTIAGAEALVRWNHPKHGLLLPGAFIPVAETSKLIVPIGEFVFRQACLDYPRLKELAGSPDNFTLNVNLAAAQLNDLRLSRKIVDILHETQREPQDIKLEVTETDTARDPQKAARTLHALREIGLKIALDDFGTGYSSLSRLIDLPLDTLKVDKCFVSELNNNAQKRRLVDLIISTGEQLGLNVIAEGVENKTQVTALFNMRCTFIQGFYYSRPVAVPQFGILNCTNVPPEPAHC, translated from the coding sequence ATGAGCAGTGCAGATTTTCTTTTAATATTTGATGATGATAGAGCATCCTTTGATGCAGTCGAATCTGTTTTATCAGAGATCAAAATAGATTTTTCTACAGAATCGAATCCCGTACAAGCCATTCATACGCTTCATGAGTACACACAAGTCCCCAAACTCATAATCATTTGTTGCCACACCATCGCCAGTCCTGGCTTTGCACTTTGTGAGAAAATTCAGAGTTTAGATCACGATGCACCGCCCGTGCTCTTTATCATCCCTGAGCACGATGAAAATACCGTGCTTAAATGTTTTGAAGCTGGCGCAACAGACTGTATTGTGCTTCCTCGAAACAAAGAAGAGCTTCATGCCCGCATCTCGACGCATCTCAAGCACAGGTCAAACAGCCTCTTTTGTTCTCTCTACACAGAACACGTTCAGGAAGTTCTCGACAAAAGAACCAACGACTTCCTTCAGGATCGCAATTTTTACGACTACCTGAACGATCTTCTGAACAATTCTATTGGACGCCGAAGTTTTGCAGAAGTCTTGCAGGAAGGTCTCGACAAACTCCTCAAGCTTCACTGGATGCCTGAGAACTGCCGGGCCAAGCTCTTCACGTACAATGCAGACTGCGCGCTCTTTGGGGAATGCTGCTCCAGTGGAGAATGGACCGCAGAAAACAGCATTGCACCTGAATTTCTCTGCCGGGAACCATCGTCCGTTCCGCCCAAGACCTTATGTCTCACCAACACAGACAGCGCGGCTCATGACACCCCACAGCTCGATCTGCTGTGCAGACGGCTTCATATTTCCATAGTGCATGAATCCAAGACAGATGCATTTCTGTACCTTGAATTCCCTCGCGAGCACTCCTTTTCCACAATGGAACATTGCTATCTTGTGTCTGTCACCAATACGCTTGGAAGTATTTTTCGACACAAATCAGCTGAGGCAAACCTGCACCGGCAACTCTATTTTGACTCACTCACCCGTCTGCCGAACCGCAAAAGTCTTGAAGACAGACTTGCAGAAATTTTGCAAGAACAATGGCCCGCCAGCTCAGTTGCCCTCTGCTTCTTTGACCTCCAAAAGTTCAATATGATTAATGATTCTTTTGGCAGAAAAGAGGGAGACCGCATTTTGCAAAGCGTCGCTCGGCGACTTTCTGCACTCAAAAGGTCCAATGTGCTTATCACCCGGCTTGGGAGCGATACGTTTGGGGCACTGCTCACCGGGCTTGAATTTGAGCGGGAAGCCCGCCACTTCGTCAAAACGGTGCAGCAGCTTTTTGATCAGCCATTCCGAAGCAGGTACATGCCGAATCTCTACCTTTCGTGCGTTGCCAGTATTGCTTTCGCCGAAAGGGACTGTCAGCCCAATGAACTGATTCAGGATGCCGAAGCCGCACTTACGGTTGCCAAAAACCTTGGCCCTCGCTCCTGCGTGACGTTTAATGAAGGGATGCACGCACAGGCTCAAAAAAATCTGCGAACCCTAAACCAGTTGCAAAAGGCCATTGAAAGTAAACAGTTCACCGTTCACTACCAGCCAATTGTCCACTCTCCGACAACGACTATTGCCGGGGCAGAGGCTCTTGTGCGCTGGAACCACCCTAAACACGGTCTCCTCCTGCCTGGGGCGTTTATACCTGTCGCCGAAACCAGCAAACTCATCGTTCCAATTGGTGAATTTGTGTTCCGGCAGGCCTGCCTTGATTACCCAAGGCTCAAAGAACTTGCAGGTTCACCAGACAACTTTACGCTCAATGTGAACCTCGCCGCCGCTCAGCTGAACGACCTGCGACTGTCGCGTAAAATCGTGGACATACTCCATGAAACCCAGCGAGAGCCACAAGACATCAAGCTCGAAGTGACGGAAACAGATACAGCCAGAGACCCGCAAAAGGCCGCACGAACCCTGCACGCCCTGCGTGAGATAGGACTAAAAATTGCTCTGGATGACTTCGGGACTGGATATTCCTCACTCTCCCGACTTATCGACCTGCCACTGGACACACTCAAGGTCGATAAATGCTTTGTTTCCGAGCTGAACAATAACGCGCAAAAACGACGACTCGTCGACCTCATCATCAGCACCGGCGAACAACTCGGCCTCAATGTTATCGCGGAAGGCGTAGAGAATAAAACCCAGGTCACAGCACTGTTTAATATGCGCTGCACCTTTATCCAAGGCTTCTACTACTCCAGACCCGTGGCAGTTCCACAGTTCGGAATCCTGAACTGCACCAATGTTCCCCCCGAACCTGCACACTGCTAA
- a CDS encoding (Fe-S)-binding protein gives MNEKTSRISFKDKVTELLPEGGHLNMCLTCGLCSAGCPASGLEGMDPRKFLRMAALGLDEEITSTPWVWMCTMCERCMKICPMQINIPQLVYQARTCWPKEERPRGIVRSCETALTTPTLSAMGISPEDFRFVVEDVLEEVQETQPGQEKLKAPINKQGAHFYLNQNSREPVNEPDEMVPLWKILDIVGADWTYSDTAWAGETYCMFAANDESWEQVVRTKAERVNELGCKVWLSTECGHEFYAMRSGLKKFNVEHNFEFTSIIQWYAKWIREGKLPVNSDWNRDAKVKFTVQDPCQMVRKTLGDPLADDLRFVVKSIVGEENLIEMWPNRTNNYCCGGGGGSLQSGFNAERRAYGKKKFDQIMATGAPYCITPCHNCHSQIEDLSEYYKGGFRTVHLWTLICLSLGILGENERTYIGPDLAALA, from the coding sequence ATGAACGAAAAAACATCACGCATTTCATTTAAAGACAAAGTCACGGAGCTTCTCCCCGAAGGTGGACACCTCAACATGTGTCTGACCTGCGGCCTGTGCTCCGCTGGATGCCCGGCATCCGGACTGGAAGGCATGGACCCTCGCAAGTTCCTCCGTATGGCTGCGCTCGGTCTGGATGAAGAAATCACCAGCACTCCGTGGGTCTGGATGTGCACCATGTGCGAACGCTGCATGAAGATTTGCCCCATGCAGATCAACATCCCGCAGCTCGTGTATCAGGCCCGGACCTGCTGGCCCAAAGAAGAGCGCCCCCGAGGCATTGTCCGCTCCTGCGAGACAGCCCTCACCACCCCAACACTTTCCGCAATGGGCATTTCCCCAGAAGATTTTCGCTTTGTTGTGGAAGACGTTTTGGAAGAAGTGCAGGAAACCCAGCCCGGACAGGAAAAACTCAAGGCTCCCATCAACAAGCAGGGTGCCCACTTTTACCTGAACCAGAACTCCCGCGAACCCGTCAACGAACCTGACGAGATGGTACCGCTCTGGAAAATTCTGGATATTGTTGGCGCTGACTGGACCTACTCAGACACAGCCTGGGCTGGCGAAACATACTGCATGTTCGCTGCTAACGATGAATCCTGGGAACAGGTCGTCCGGACCAAGGCTGAACGCGTCAACGAGCTTGGCTGCAAGGTCTGGCTGAGCACGGAATGTGGTCACGAATTTTATGCCATGCGTTCTGGACTGAAAAAGTTCAACGTTGAGCACAACTTTGAATTCACCAGCATCATCCAGTGGTACGCCAAATGGATTCGCGAAGGAAAGCTTCCGGTCAATTCAGACTGGAACCGCGACGCCAAGGTGAAATTCACCGTGCAGGACCCCTGCCAGATGGTTCGCAAAACCCTTGGCGATCCACTCGCAGACGACCTGCGCTTTGTGGTCAAGTCCATTGTCGGTGAGGAAAACCTCATTGAGATGTGGCCAAACCGCACCAACAACTACTGCTGCGGTGGCGGCGGTGGTTCCCTCCAGTCTGGCTTCAACGCTGAACGCCGCGCATACGGCAAAAAGAAGTTTGACCAGATCATGGCAACGGGTGCGCCATACTGCATCACCCCCTGCCACAACTGCCACTCCCAGATCGAAGACCTGTCCGAATATTACAAGGGCGGCTTCCGAACTGTTCACCTGTGGACCCTTATCTGTCTCTCGCTTGGTATCCTTGGAGAAAACGAGCGGACTTACATTGGTCCCGATCTCGCCGCTCTCGCCTAA
- the nuoH gene encoding NADH-quinone oxidoreductase subunit NuoH, which produces MNTGSMIFGVPLELFRVVVGLVGLAAFIGLSALLLVWMERKVAGHFQRRPGPFEVGPHGLLQSVADAGKLIAKQLVRPDGADPILYWVAPVLAFLPVFVTLLPIPWGETWVAHESNLGILLILAFAGMGVLSLCLAGWASENKWSLLGGARALAQAVAYEIPMLLALVAVVLVTGTMNLSEVVEVQGGWPWQWAAMTQPVAFVLYFICAVAETNRAPFDLPEGESELTGGFHTEYSGMGFGLFFLAEYANMIVVAGVATALFLGGWKGPVFDGPWWFVLKVYALIFVMMWFRWTYPRVRFDQLLNIAWKWLIPLAILNLLVTAIVVKLV; this is translated from the coding sequence ATGAACACTGGCTCAATGATTTTCGGCGTTCCTTTGGAACTTTTCCGCGTTGTGGTCGGTCTGGTTGGCCTTGCTGCCTTTATTGGCCTGAGTGCGCTTTTGCTCGTGTGGATGGAGCGTAAGGTCGCCGGGCATTTCCAGCGTCGCCCTGGTCCCTTTGAAGTCGGTCCGCATGGTCTGCTCCAGAGCGTGGCTGATGCGGGGAAGCTCATTGCCAAACAGCTTGTGCGGCCTGATGGAGCCGATCCGATTCTGTACTGGGTGGCTCCGGTGCTGGCCTTTTTGCCTGTCTTTGTCACGCTGCTCCCGATTCCGTGGGGTGAAACGTGGGTCGCACACGAAAGTAATCTCGGCATTCTTTTGATTCTGGCCTTTGCAGGTATGGGCGTGCTGTCGCTGTGTCTGGCGGGCTGGGCCTCAGAAAACAAATGGTCTCTGCTTGGTGGCGCGCGTGCACTGGCACAGGCTGTGGCCTATGAAATTCCTATGCTGCTTGCGCTGGTTGCTGTGGTGCTGGTCACCGGAACCATGAACCTGAGCGAGGTGGTCGAGGTGCAGGGTGGCTGGCCGTGGCAGTGGGCTGCCATGACACAGCCTGTCGCCTTTGTTCTCTATTTTATCTGTGCTGTGGCCGAGACAAACCGTGCACCTTTTGACTTGCCAGAGGGTGAGTCGGAGCTGACCGGTGGTTTCCATACTGAATATTCAGGCATGGGGTTTGGCCTCTTTTTCCTCGCGGAATACGCCAACATGATTGTGGTCGCAGGCGTGGCAACGGCGCTGTTCCTTGGCGGCTGGAAAGGGCCAGTTTTCGATGGCCCGTGGTGGTTTGTCCTCAAGGTTTATGCCCTGATTTTTGTCATGATGTGGTTCCGCTGGACCTATCCGCGTGTGCGTTTTGACCAGCTTTTGAATATCGCGTGGAAGTGGCTCATTCCTTTGGCCATTCTGAATCTCTTGGTGACGGCGATTGTGGTGAAGCTGGTTTAG
- a CDS encoding NADH-quinone oxidoreductase subunit B: MAAKNPLLTPAASQIDDPLVNLQLSNKILDVCRAMSLWPMTFGIACCAIEMMASGMARFDVSRFGAEVFRPSPRQADVMIVAGTVSVKMAPTLVRLYEQMPSPKYVIAMGNCAISGGPFKFKGQYGVVEGVDQLVPVDVYVPGCPPRPEGLLEGLFKLQEKITGRRWWPEAQAPGGENA; encoded by the coding sequence ATGGCCGCGAAAAATCCACTTTTGACGCCTGCTGCGTCACAGATTGACGACCCTTTGGTCAATCTTCAACTGTCCAATAAAATTCTGGATGTGTGCCGCGCCATGTCGCTGTGGCCCATGACCTTTGGCATTGCCTGCTGCGCTATCGAAATGATGGCCAGCGGCATGGCCCGCTTTGATGTGTCCCGTTTTGGGGCCGAAGTCTTTCGGCCATCACCGCGTCAGGCTGACGTCATGATTGTGGCCGGGACTGTTTCCGTCAAAATGGCGCCGACTCTGGTCCGTCTGTATGAACAGATGCCATCGCCAAAGTACGTGATTGCAATGGGAAACTGCGCAATCAGTGGTGGGCCGTTCAAGTTTAAGGGGCAGTATGGTGTTGTTGAGGGTGTGGATCAGCTTGTGCCTGTGGATGTGTATGTTCCTGGCTGTCCACCGCGTCCAGAGGGGTTGCTTGAAGGGCTGTTTAAACTTCAGGAAAAGATAACAGGCCGTCGCTGGTGGCCGGAAGCTCAGGCTCCGGGAGGCGAAAATGCTTGA
- a CDS encoding NADH-quinone oxidoreductase subunit C: protein MLEWLGEISSVCNALCDPEKTGQSWRVLLEKAQLRAAVRRAYREGYFLEDVTCTHIKEGFGVLYHFGHYELHHRLTYQVILAEDAATIPSIADIYQGAEWHERECMDFYPVEFTDNPNPLRLLLPQEMTEKPLLKPEKKLSGLLDIMCISDVVHCKSDHPLAQAMSEQVAAQKAEAAEAAQKAEKSDAEDAAPAE, encoded by the coding sequence ATGCTTGAATGGCTTGGTGAGATTTCGAGCGTCTGCAATGCCTTGTGTGATCCAGAAAAAACAGGGCAAAGCTGGCGGGTGCTTTTGGAAAAGGCTCAGCTTCGGGCTGCGGTCCGGCGGGCCTATCGTGAAGGGTACTTTTTGGAAGATGTGACCTGTACGCACATAAAAGAAGGCTTTGGAGTGCTTTATCACTTTGGGCACTATGAGCTGCATCACCGACTGACGTATCAGGTCATTCTGGCGGAGGATGCCGCCACGATCCCCAGCATTGCAGACATTTATCAGGGTGCCGAGTGGCACGAGCGCGAGTGTATGGATTTTTATCCTGTAGAGTTCACCGACAACCCGAATCCACTCCGACTGCTTTTGCCGCAGGAAATGACGGAAAAGCCTTTGCTCAAGCCAGAGAAGAAATTGTCTGGACTGCTCGACATCATGTGCATTTCTGATGTGGTGCACTGCAAGTCTGACCACCCGCTTGCTCAGGCCATGAGCGAACAGGTGGCGGCGCAAAAGGCAGAAGCGGCAGAAGCGGCGCAAAAGGCAGAAAAGAGTGATGCGGAGGATGCTGCTCCAGCTGAGTGA
- a CDS encoding molybdopterin-dependent oxidoreductase, giving the protein MAPKKVYSICGMCSVRCPIQVEVENDDVVFIQGNPHDSGMAGGLCPRGAAGVALLRDPERPQYPLIRVGKRGEGKWRRATYDEALDYVAEKLSAIKKQHGAKSILWSDRGGPFADLHKAFMRGIGSPNYCNHDASCARNVMHAAKSVMGYGRKGVAYDLRNSKHIVLQTRNIFEAINVKEVNGALDSLKNGGKLTVIDIRANVSSTKANNFFMIRPGTDYAFNLAVINCLLSNNWYNKKFASEYIHDLDVLADFVAPYTPEWAEGETGIPAAKLVAFAKELKAAAPAVLWHPGWMVSRYTNSFYVCRSIYIINALLGSIGAKGGLPLINKPKDFGRKGLKAFSDLFPKPEDKRVDGAGWKLKHIDGGPGLINKSIEAIETGDPYPIKAYIAHRHDPLHALPDPERQREILDKLDLLVSTTFSWSDTAWFADVVLPLSTYLERESPLATKNGLKPYFFRRARAVTPRYETRSEWEILGGIAKRMGFPELSFETAEDMWNYQLTDTGMSIEDFDATGEVPVTDTAKYRSFEKLSFPTPSGKIEMHCQKLEDMGFESLPAYTPPSEVPEGAFRLTFGRCALHTQGHTLNNPMLNEQMPINPVWINSSKAREMGIADGDEVYLVNGEYRSKTIAYVTEFIHPEAVFVVHGFGHRLPPESRSSQGIADQELMIGGLDKIDHAGGGVALQEHFIRIEKSSAS; this is encoded by the coding sequence ATGGCCCCAAAAAAGGTCTACAGCATTTGTGGGATGTGTAGCGTACGCTGCCCCATTCAGGTTGAGGTCGAAAATGATGACGTCGTGTTTATTCAGGGAAATCCACACGACTCTGGCATGGCTGGTGGACTGTGTCCCCGTGGCGCTGCCGGAGTCGCGCTTTTGCGTGACCCTGAACGCCCGCAGTACCCGCTTATTCGCGTCGGGAAACGCGGTGAAGGAAAATGGCGGCGGGCAACCTATGACGAGGCGCTGGACTACGTTGCAGAAAAACTCAGCGCCATCAAAAAACAGCATGGCGCAAAATCCATTCTCTGGTCCGACAGAGGTGGACCCTTTGCAGACCTGCACAAGGCATTCATGCGGGGAATCGGTTCCCCGAACTACTGCAATCATGATGCGTCCTGTGCCCGAAACGTCATGCACGCTGCCAAATCCGTTATGGGATATGGTCGAAAAGGCGTTGCCTATGACCTGCGCAACTCCAAACACATCGTGCTTCAGACCAGAAACATCTTTGAAGCCATCAACGTCAAAGAGGTCAACGGCGCTCTCGACAGCCTCAAAAACGGCGGCAAGCTTACAGTCATCGACATTCGCGCCAATGTCTCTTCCACCAAGGCCAACAATTTTTTCATGATTCGGCCGGGCACGGACTATGCTTTTAACCTCGCGGTCATCAACTGTCTTTTGAGCAACAACTGGTACAATAAAAAGTTCGCCAGTGAATATATCCATGACCTTGATGTGCTTGCAGATTTCGTTGCCCCATACACACCAGAATGGGCCGAGGGAGAAACAGGTATTCCCGCAGCCAAGCTTGTGGCCTTTGCCAAGGAACTCAAAGCGGCCGCCCCGGCTGTGCTTTGGCACCCCGGCTGGATGGTCTCCCGCTACACCAATTCATTCTATGTGTGCCGCAGCATCTACATCATTAACGCCCTGCTCGGCTCCATTGGCGCCAAGGGTGGCCTGCCGCTTATCAACAAGCCCAAGGACTTTGGCCGAAAGGGTCTCAAAGCATTCTCTGACCTCTTCCCCAAGCCTGAGGACAAGCGCGTTGACGGTGCAGGCTGGAAGCTCAAACACATTGATGGTGGTCCCGGACTTATCAACAAGTCCATTGAAGCAATTGAAACGGGCGACCCGTACCCTATCAAAGCCTACATTGCGCATCGCCATGACCCGCTTCACGCCCTGCCCGATCCTGAGCGCCAGCGCGAAATTCTCGACAAGCTTGATCTGCTCGTCAGCACCACCTTTAGCTGGTCCGACACGGCATGGTTTGCCGATGTCGTTTTGCCGCTCTCAACGTACCTTGAGCGAGAGTCTCCGCTCGCGACAAAGAATGGACTCAAACCGTATTTCTTCCGGCGGGCACGGGCCGTTACGCCTCGCTATGAAACCCGCTCGGAATGGGAAATTCTGGGCGGCATTGCCAAGCGAATGGGCTTCCCGGAACTGTCGTTTGAAACTGCCGAAGACATGTGGAACTACCAGCTCACAGACACAGGCATGAGCATTGAGGACTTTGACGCCACAGGCGAAGTGCCGGTCACAGACACGGCCAAGTACAGAAGCTTTGAAAAACTGAGCTTCCCGACGCCATCAGGCAAAATCGAAATGCACTGCCAGAAACTCGAAGACATGGGCTTTGAGTCACTGCCTGCGTACACACCGCCCTCCGAGGTTCCCGAAGGAGCCTTCCGTTTGACCTTTGGCCGCTGTGCGCTCCACACTCAGGGGCATACGCTCAACAATCCCATGCTCAACGAGCAGATGCCCATTAACCCCGTGTGGATCAACAGCAGCAAAGCTCGCGAAATGGGGATTGCAGACGGAGACGAAGTGTATCTGGTTAACGGTGAGTACCGTTCCAAGACCATTGCGTATGTCACGGAATTCATACACCCCGAGGCAGTATTCGTCGTACATGGCTTTGGGCACAGGCTCCCGCCAGAGAGCAGAAGCTCGCAGGGCATTGCCGATCAGGAACTCATGATTGGCGGACTTGACAAGATAGATCACGCGGGTGGCGGTGTGGCTTTGCAGGAACACTTCATTCGCATTGAAAAAAGTTCCGCATCATAA